One Ignavibacterium album JCM 16511 genomic region harbors:
- a CDS encoding metal ABC transporter ATP-binding protein: protein MNAVEVKNLSLSYGDIKVLENLNFNIPENSFVSIVGPNGAGKTTLMKILLGLIKDYSGEIKIFDKHPDEIDPHLIGYVPQIKTMDRNFPALSIELVASGLLRKWPWSVKGYDKENSIKALEMVKAEHLAYRPITELSGGELQRVCLARSIVRNPKLVVLDEPATGIDAIGEADLYNLLEAYQNKSNATVLMITHDWHVAHHHSDYVLLLNRKQVSFGHPEEALSEQNLRTAFGHIGHEHKVRMN from the coding sequence ATGAATGCTGTGGAAGTAAAAAATCTTTCTCTTAGTTACGGAGATATAAAAGTTCTTGAGAATCTCAACTTCAATATTCCCGAAAACTCCTTTGTTTCTATCGTCGGACCCAATGGTGCCGGCAAAACAACATTGATGAAAATACTTCTCGGTTTGATAAAAGATTATTCGGGTGAAATAAAAATTTTTGATAAACATCCCGATGAAATTGATCCGCATTTAATTGGATATGTTCCTCAGATAAAAACAATGGACAGAAATTTCCCTGCTCTTTCAATTGAACTTGTTGCGTCGGGTTTACTAAGAAAATGGCCGTGGTCTGTTAAAGGATATGATAAAGAGAATTCTATTAAAGCTCTCGAAATGGTTAAAGCAGAACATCTGGCTTATCGTCCAATTACAGAACTTTCCGGCGGAGAACTTCAGCGAGTTTGTCTTGCAAGAAGTATTGTCCGTAATCCGAAACTTGTTGTGCTTGATGAACCTGCAACAGGTATTGACGCAATCGGAGAAGCTGACCTTTACAATTTATTAGAAGCATATCAGAATAAATCAAATGCAACTGTTTTAATGATTACTCACGATTGGCATGTCGCACATCATCATTCTGATTATGTTTTATTACTAAACAGAAAACAGGTTAGTTTCGGTCATCCGGAAGAAGCACTTAGCGAACAGAATTTGAGAACTGCTTTCGGTCATATCGGACACGAACATAAAGTCAGAATGAATTGA
- a CDS encoding metal ABC transporter substrate-binding protein, whose translation MKSFKAIIILLSLLILVTCSNKKSEEKNIVVTIYPFKAIIQEIVGSDITIDVLLPGSADPHTYEMSPSDYKKIQNARIFFYGAESLDGWAAKIDIENKVELLKLVPEDFLLNIEMSYDHSHHTDDHTHHHYGTDPHFWSDPLTVNSMLDSLTKILSEYYPEKKDLFRKNSELFSQKLIQLDSKIRDEIKSVKHNKVFSAHPFYDYFFKRYGIVVVGSLEISPGQQVTPKLLKNISEEIKRKNVKAIFINKQHISKPSKVLAESVGIKTVELDPLGGTNDSKTYDQIILNNLQTIISELK comes from the coding sequence ATGAAATCCTTTAAAGCCATAATAATATTATTATCTCTTCTGATACTTGTCACATGTTCAAACAAAAAATCGGAAGAAAAAAATATTGTTGTTACGATTTATCCGTTCAAAGCAATAATTCAGGAAATTGTTGGCAGCGATATTACAATAGATGTTTTACTTCCTGGCAGCGCCGATCCTCATACTTATGAGATGTCACCTTCAGACTATAAAAAAATTCAGAATGCTAGAATATTTTTTTACGGTGCTGAATCTCTTGACGGTTGGGCAGCAAAAATTGATATTGAAAACAAAGTTGAGTTGCTAAAACTCGTACCGGAAGATTTTCTGTTAAACATTGAAATGAGTTATGATCATTCGCATCATACAGATGATCACACACATCACCATTACGGAACAGATCCGCATTTCTGGTCAGATCCGTTAACTGTTAATTCAATGCTTGATTCACTTACAAAAATTCTTTCTGAATATTATCCTGAAAAGAAAGATTTGTTCAGAAAAAATTCTGAGTTGTTCTCTCAAAAACTAATTCAACTTGATAGTAAAATAAGGGATGAAATAAAATCAGTTAAACACAATAAAGTTTTTTCAGCGCATCCGTTTTATGATTACTTTTTCAAACGATATGGAATTGTTGTTGTCGGCTCACTTGAAATTTCACCGGGACAACAGGTTACACCAAAATTGCTGAAGAATATTTCTGAGGAAATTAAACGAAAGAATGTAAAAGCTATTTTTATCAACAAACAGCACATCAGTAAACCTTCTAAAGTTTTGGCTGAGTCGGTCGGAATTAAAACAGTTGAACTTGACCCTTTGGGCGGAACTAACGATTCGAAAACTTACGATCAAATCATTCTAAATAATTTGCAAACGATTATCAGTGAATTGAAATGA
- the lgt gene encoding prolipoprotein diacylglyceryl transferase, which translates to MIISSIWWQVSPEIMKLGPFSLRWYGLLFALAFVFGYMILSKVYKREKKPLEDLEQLSIYVILGTVIGARLGHCLFYDPRYYLTNPVEILKVWQGGLASHGAAIGILTALYLFSRKKKDQNMIWILDRLVIVVALGGALIRLGNLFNSEIIGKATDVPWAFVFVRVDEIPRHPTQLYESLFYFLSFIILYLIYSKKSSSLKPGYLFGLFLILIFGFRFFVEFLKENQSAFESALPINMGQILSIPFVLLGLYYIFRKKQNVNSAKK; encoded by the coding sequence ATGATTATCAGCTCTATATGGTGGCAGGTTAGTCCGGAAATAATGAAACTTGGTCCGTTTTCATTAAGATGGTACGGACTTTTATTTGCGCTGGCTTTTGTCTTTGGTTATATGATTCTTTCCAAAGTTTATAAACGGGAAAAGAAACCTCTCGAAGACCTTGAACAGCTTTCTATTTATGTTATACTTGGAACTGTAATTGGCGCACGATTAGGTCATTGTCTTTTTTACGATCCGAGATATTATCTGACTAATCCTGTTGAAATATTAAAAGTATGGCAAGGTGGATTAGCATCACACGGTGCTGCAATTGGAATTCTTACTGCGCTTTATCTTTTTTCCCGAAAGAAAAAAGATCAGAATATGATCTGGATTTTAGACAGACTTGTTATTGTTGTTGCTCTTGGCGGTGCTTTGATAAGACTTGGTAATCTTTTTAATTCTGAAATCATCGGTAAAGCTACGGATGTTCCTTGGGCTTTTGTGTTTGTTCGTGTTGATGAAATACCCAGACATCCTACTCAGCTTTACGAATCTTTATTTTATTTTCTTTCATTCATCATTCTATATCTGATCTATAGTAAAAAATCTTCTTCACTTAAGCCCGGATATTTATTCGGATTATTTCTTATCCTGATTTTCGGTTTCAGATTTTTTGTTGAATTTCTGAAAGAGAACCAATCTGCTTTTGAATCCGCTTTACCAATTAATATGGGACAAATTTTAAGTATTCCGTTTGTTTTATTAGGACTTTATTACATCTTTCGGAAAAAGCAGAATGTTAATTCAGCAAAGAAATGA